A genome region from Pygocentrus nattereri isolate fPygNat1 chromosome 6, fPygNat1.pri, whole genome shotgun sequence includes the following:
- the arglu1a gene encoding arginine and glutamate-rich protein 1-A — MGRSRSRSSSRSKHPKSGKRSKKRARSGGAGSSRSRSRSRDRERSKKRSRSREAKRSRRKESRSRSRSRSRSNNTAVAAASRREREREREKSSPPERVDMFGRTLSKRAAVDEKQRKEEEERKAEMERQRKIRQQEIEERLIEEETARRVEEMVARRVEEELEKRRDEIEREVLRRVEEAKRIMEAQLLQELERQRQAELSAQKAREEEEKSKREELEKILEENNRKIAEAQAKLAEDQLRIVEEQRKIHEERMKLEQERQKQQKEEQKMILGKGKSRPRLSFALKATD; from the exons ATGGGGCGCTCGCGGAGCCGCAGCTCCTCGCGCTCGAAGCACCCGAAGAGCGGCAAGCGAAGCAAGAAGCGCGCGCGGAGCGGCGGGGCAGGCAGCTCGCGGTCGCGCTCCCGCTCCCGGGACCGCGAGCGCAGCAAGAAGCGGTCTCGGTCCCGAGAAGCCAAACGGAGCCGCCGCAAAGAATCGCGCTCCCGGTCTCGGTCGCGGTCCCGGTCCAACAACACGGCGGTGGCGGCGGCCTCGCggcgggagagagagcgggagcgGGAGAAGAGCTCTCCGCCAGAGAGAGTGGACATGTTCGGGCGGACGCTCAGCAAACGGGCCGCCGTGGACGAGAAGcagaggaaggaggaggaggagaggaaggcggagatggagagacagaggaagat ACGGCAGCAGGAGATCGAGGAGCGGCTGATTGAGGAGGAGACAGCACGGCGGGTGGAGGAGATGGTGGCCCGGCGTGTagaggaggagctggagaagcGGAGAGACGAGATCGAGCGGGAGGTACTGCGACGCGTGGAGGAGGCCAAACGCATCATGGAGGCTCAGCTGCTGCAGGAGCTGGAGAGGCAGAGGCAAGCTGAGCTCAGCGCGCAGAAAGCCCGAGAG GAAGAAGAAAAATCCAAAAGGGAGGAACTGGAGAAAATTTTggaagaaaacaacagaaagatCGCTGAAGCTCAGGCTAAACTG GCAGAGGATCAGCTGCGTATAGTGGAGGAGCAGCGAAAGATCCATGAGGAGCGTATGAAACTCGAGCAGGAGAGGCAGAAACAGCAAAAGGAAGAGCAGAAGATGATTCTGGGGAAGGGCAAGTCCCGACCTCGCCTCTCCTTCGCACTCAAAGCAACGGACTGA